In Hymenobacter volaticus, the genomic window GTTCCTATAACTCCGTCAAAGGCGGTGAAATTAAGGTACTACACCGGGTAGGCTCCAAGAAGGCTCACGCCCTGCTAACACAAGCTCTACAATAGGCATTGTCGCGTTTGGGCATGATGAGAGCCTTGAAATAACAATGGCAAGGCAGTCTCTGAAAGGGTAATTGGGGAGGTAAAACTGTGGGAGAAGAGTAGCAGCAGAAGCGGGTCTTGGCCTTAGCCGTAGACTTTCTGCTGACGAGCGGCTACCTTTCCGGCTACAGAACGCAGCTCGTCATGCTGCCTTAGCTCCTTCCACCGAATGCACGATAACGCGCTGCACGAAACTGTTTTACTAGTACTGGGACTTCTTTTTGCCATGCTACTGCTCGTTATGCTGAGCCAGAAGCTGCGCATTTCTTACCCCATCTTTCTGGTACTCGCTGGCTTAGCGCTCAGCTTCATACCGGGCCTGCCGGTTATCACCATCGACCCGGACTTGATCTTCCTGATCTTCCTGCCGCCTTTGCTCTACCAAGCGGCTTGGGACACGTCGTGGCGAGACTTTTGGCGGTGGCGGCGACCCATCATGCTGCTGGCTTTCGGACTGGTATTCTTTACGTCTACCATCATTGCCTACGTATCCAAGGCCATGATTCCAGGGTTCACCTTGTCTTTAGGGTTCTTGCTAGGGGCATCATCTCCCACCCGACGCGGTAGCTGCTACGTCCGTGTTGAAGGGCATAAAAGTGCCGCGCCGAGTAACAAGCATCTTGGAAGGTGAAAGCCTTATCAACGATGCCAGTAGCTTGATTGTGTTCCGCTTCGCGCTAGCTGCCGTGGTATCGGGTACGTTTGTGTGGCAAGAAGCGGCAACCAGTTTCTTGCTGGCCAGTGGCATGGGCATAGCTATTGGGTTGGCCGTGGCGCACCTGTTCTACCTGATTCACCGCTACTTCCCCACTACGCCTAGCATCAACACGGTGCTTACCTTCATTGCGCCCTACGTAATGTACCTGCTGGCCGAAGAATTCCATTTCTCGGGCGTGCTAGCCGTGGTCAGCGGGGGCTGCTGTTGTCGTTTCGGTCGCATCGAGTGTTTGATGCTGATACTCGCCTGCAAACCAATAGTGTTTGGAGTAGCGTAGGCTTCGTACTCAACGGGCTGGTCTTTATCCTGATTGGCCTGGAGCTCCCCGTAGTGGTGCAAGGGCTAGACGGCTATTCCCTTCAACAGGCCATCACGTACGGTCTCACCATCAGTGGCATAGTCATCCTGATCCGACTGGTGTGGATGTACCCGGCTGCTTTCGTGCCGCGCTGGTTGTTTCCCAGCATTCGAGCCTCCGAAACGAGCCCGGGCTGGCAAGGCACTCTGATTTTGGGGTGGGCCGGGATGCGGGGTGTAGTATCCTTGGCCTCAGCGCTGTCGGTGCCCTTGTTGCTGAGCAACGGCCAGGCCTTTCCCCAGCGCAACTTGATTCTGTTTATCACCTTCGTCGTGATTCTGGTTACGCTGGTATTTCAGGGCCTTACCTTGCCAGCCATCATTCGCTTGACGGGCGTGGCCGACATGGAAGAGCGCATACCAGCCGAAGAGCAGGAAGCCGGTATCCGGTTGCGCCTGCGCCGCGTAGCACTAGCCCATTTAGCCAAAAACTACGAGTCAGATGTGCAGGACAACGAGCTAATTGGCGCGCTTCAGCACCGCATGCAGGCCGAAGCCCAACGCACCGGCACGCTGCTGGAATCCCTCGACTACGACGAATCCAAACGCTTGGCCTTGCAACGCTACCACAAAGTGCTGCTCGATGTGCTGCAAGTGCAGCGGGAAGAGTTGTTTGTCTTGCGCCGCGAGGACGTGTTCGAAGAAGAAATGCTACGTCACCAAGAAGCCCAACTCGATTTGGATGAATCGAAAATCAACCACATGCCTCACTAAACCACGGGAACAAGGGTAGCGGACAGAACATCAGCAACAAAAAACTGCGACTGGAATTACTTCCGGCCGCAGTTTTTTATTGTTAACAATAATTTAACCGAGCTTCTT contains:
- a CDS encoding cation:proton antiporter domain-containing protein, translating into MLLLVMLSQKLRISYPIFLVLAGLALSFIPGLPVITIDPDLIFLIFLPPLLYQAAWDTSWRDFWRWRRPIMLLAFGLVFFTSTIIAYVSKAMIPGFTLSLGFLLGASSPTRRGSCYVRVEGHKSAAPSNKHLGR
- a CDS encoding cation:proton antiporter domain-containing protein, translating into MLKGIKVPRRVTSILEGESLINDASSLIVFRFALAAVVSGTFVWQEAATSFLLASGMGIAIGLAVAHLFYLIHRYFPTTPSINTVLTFIAPYVMYLLAEEFHFSGVLAVVSGGCCCRFGRIECLMLILACKPIVFGVA